Genomic segment of Serinicoccus hydrothermalis:
GACCAGGGAGCCTTCGCCAACGTCCGGGTCGAGGGCCCCGCTCTCTGGGTCGCCCCGCTCGGGCTGGCGATCGTCACCCTCGGCATCACGCTGTCCGAGGCGCTGCCCTGGTCGCTGCTGCGGTGGTCCGCGCTGGTGCTGGTGCTGACCTTCGCGGCCCAGCTGGCCGGGCAGCAGAGCGCCTCCCCGCTGCCGATCGGGGGGGGGGGGGGGGGGGGGGGGGGGGGTCACGGGCGCCGTCGTCGCGTCCTTCGTCCCGGCGCTGCTCGGACGGCTTCGCGAGGACGTGCCGCGGCTCGTGGCCTTCCTCCCCTCCTTCTGGCTGCTCGTCCCCGGCACGGTCGGCCTGATCGGGGTGAGCCAGATCGGGGTCGGCAGCGGTGACGGGGCAACCCTGCTCGGGGCGGTGGGGATCGTCGCGTCGATCGCGCTCGGCCTGCTCGTCGGGTCCGCGCTGGCGCTCCCGGTGTCCCGGCCCGCGTCGACCTGGCGTCGCCGCGCGGCACAATGACCGGGTGAGTTCGCGCAGCCTGACCCTGCTCGGGTCGACCGGATCCATCGGCACCCAGGCGATCGACGTGGTCCGGGCCAACCCGGACCGCTTCCACGTGCAGGCTCTCTCAGCCGGGGGGAGCGACCTGGGCCTGCTCGCCCGTCAGGCGGTGGAGCTGCAGGTCGACCAGGTCGCCGTCGCCCGCGAGGACGAGGGAGCCCGCGCCGAGCTCACCGACGCGCTGGGCGAGGCCGCGCGCGCGGCGGGGCGGCAGGCATACCGGCCGGAGATCCTCACCGGGGCCCGCGCCGCGGAGCAGGTCGCCGGCCAGGGCGCCGACGTCGTGCTCAACGGCATGACCGGCAGCATCGGCCTGCGCCCCACCCTGGCCGCGCTCGCCGCCGGGAGCACGCTCGCGCTCGCCAACAAGGAGTCCCTCATCGTCGGCGGGACGCTCGTCACCCGGGCGGCCCGGCCCGGCCAGATCGTGCCGGTCGACTCCGAGCACAGCGCCATCGCCCAGGCGCTGCGCGCCGGGACGCGCGGCGAGGTGCGCAGGCTCGTCCTCACCGCCAGCGGCGGTCCCTTCCGCGGCCGGACCCGGGCCGAGCTGGCCGACGTCACCCCGCAGGAGGCGCTGGCACACCCCACCTGGGACATGGGCCAGGTCATCACCACCAACTCCGCCACCCTCGTCAACAAGGGCCTAGAGGTGATCGAGGCGCACCTGCTCTTCGACGTGCCCTTCGACGCCATCGAGGTCGTGGTGCACCCGCAGTCGGTCGTGCACTCCATGGTCGAGTTCGTCGACGGCTCCACCCTCGCCCAGGCCTCCCCACCGACGATGCACATCCCCATCGCCCTCGGCCTCTCCTGGCCGGAGCGGCTGGTCGACGTCGCGCCCGCGTGCGACTGGACGCGCGCCACGTCCTGGGACTTCCTGCCGCTGGACGACGAGGCCTTCCCCGCGGTCCGGCTGGCCGAGCAGGTGGGTCGCGCCGGGGGGACCGCTCCGGCGGTCTACAACGCGGCCAACGAGGTCTGCGTGGCCGCGTTCCACGACGGGAGGCTGCCCTTCCTCGGCATCGTCGACGTGGTGGCGCAGGTGGTCGAGGAGCACGGGAACTCCTCGGACGCCTCGGCGGTTGATCTCTCCGTGGACCAGGTGCTCGCCGCCGACGCCTGGGCCCGCGAGGCTGCCGCGCGTAGCATCGAAGCACGCCCGCGCGACTGACCGACCGACCGACTGACGGACAAGGAGTTCGCCCATGCTCTACCTGCTCGGTGTGCTCGCGGTCTTCATCGGTATCGCCGTGTCGATCGCGCTGCACGAGATCGGGCACCTCGTCCCGGCCAAGCTCTTCCGCGTGCGGTGCACCCAGTACATGGTCGGTTTCGGCCCCACGCTGTGGTCCCGGCGGCGCGGCGAGACGGAGTACGGCGTCAAGGCGATCCCGCTGGGCGGTTACGTCCGCATGATCGGGATGTTCCCGTCCCGCGCGGGTGACGACGGCAAGCTCCGGGCGAGCAGCTCCAACCCGCTGCACCTCATGATCGAGCAGGCGCGGCAGGACTCGCTGGAGGAGGTCGGTCCGGAGGACGCCGACCGGGTGTTCTACAAGCTGCCGGTGTGGAAGCGCGTCGTCGTCATGGCCGGGGGGCCGCTCATGAACCTCGCGATCAGCGCCGTGCTCATCACGCTGTTGCTGACGGTGCAGGGTCTCCCGGTGGCGACACCGCAGGTCAGCGCTGTCGCCGCGTGCGCCAACACCGACGTCGCCGACGACGACTGCACCGGCCAGGACCCCTCGCCCGCGGCCGCCGCAGGCTTCGAGGTGGGTGACACCATCGTCTCGGTCGACGGCACACCCGTGGACGACTGGGCCGCGACGACGTATGCCATCCAGAACGCGGGCGACGAGGCCACCTTCGTCGTCGAGCGGGACGGCGAGCGGCAGGAGCTGACGGCGGACCTGGTGCAGCGCGAGCTGGCGCTCATGGGCCCGGACGGCGCGCTGGTCCTCGACGAGGAGGGTGAACCGGTCTACGGCCAGGCGAGTTTCCTCGGGGCCTCGCCGACGCTGGACCACGAGCCGCAGCCGATCAGCGCCGCGCCGCCCATGGTCGGTGAGATGTTCACGCAGACGGCGGGGATCGTGCTGACCCTGCCGCAGCGGCTGGTCGACGTCTCGCAGGCCGCCTTCGGCAGCGAGGAGCGCGATCCCAACGGCCCGATGTCCGTGGTCGGTGTCGGCCGGGTCGCCGGCGACGTGACGCAGAACGGCATCGAGGGTCTCGTGGAGAGCGCCGGTGAGCGCTTCTGGCTGCTCGTGTCAGTGCTCGCCTCGCTCAACATGGCGCTCTTCGTCTTCAACCTCATCCCGCTGCTCCCGCTCGACGGCGGCCACGTCGCGGGGGCGCTGTGGGAGGGGTTGAAGAAGTCGTGGGCGCGGGTCTTCGGGCGGCCCGACCCCGGCCCGGTGGACACCGCGGCCGCGCTGCCGGTCGCCTACGCCGTGGCCATCGGGCTGCTCGGCATGACGGCGCTGCTCATCTACGCCGACATCGTGCGCCCGATCCAGCTCGGCTGAGACACCCAGCCACCACCCAGGGATCCGTCAGCCCCGGGTGCGACAATGGCGTCATGACTGCTGGTGCCCCCATCTCGCTCGGTATGCCCGCGGCCCCGCCGCCCGTGCTCGCGCCCCGCCGCCAGACGCGCAAGATCAAGGTCGGCAAGGTCGAGGTCGGCGGCGACGCGCCGATCTCCGTCCAGTCGATGACGACGACGCCGACGACCGACATCAACGCCACGCTGCAGCAGATCGCGGAGCTCACGGCCACCGGCTGCGACATCGTCCGCGTCGCCTGCCCGACGCAGGACGACGCCGACGCGCTGCCGGCCATCGCGCAGAAGTCGCAGATCCCGGTCATCGCCGACATCCACTTCCAGCCGAAGTACGTCTACGCCGCCATCGACGCGGGGTGCGCGGCGGTGCGCGTCAACCCGGGCAACATCCGCAAGTTCGACGACCAGGTCAAGCAGATCTCGCAGGCCGCCAAGGACGCCGGTGTCTCCGTCCGGATCGGGGTCAACGCCGGGTCGCTGGACAAGCGGCTGCTGCAGAAGTACGGCAAGCCCACCGCCGAGGCGCTCGTCGAGTCCGCGGTCTGGGAGGCGAGCCTGTTCGAGGAGCACGACTTCCACGACTTCAAGATCTCGGTCAAGCACAACGACCCGGTCGTCATGGTGCGCGCCTACGAGATGCTCGCCGAGCGGGGCGACTGGCCGCTGCACCTCGGGGTCACCGAGGCCGGCCCGGCCTTCCAGGGCACCATCAAGTCCTCGGTCGCCTTCGGCGCGCTGCTCTCGCAGGGGATCGGCGACACCATCCGGGTCTCCCTCTCCGCGCCGCCGGTGGAGGAGGTCAAGGTCGGCAACCAGATCCTGCAGAGCCTCAACCTCAAGCCGCGCAAGCTGGAGATCGTCTCCTGCCCCTCCTGCGGGCGGGCGCAGGTCGACGTCTACACCCTGGCCGACGAGGTCACCGCCGGCCTGGAGGGCATGGAGGTGCCGCTGCGGGTGGCCGTCATGGGCTGCGTCGTCAACGGTCCCGGCGAGGCCCGCGAGGCCGACCTCGGGGTGGCCTCCGGCAACGGCAAGGGCCAGATCTTCGTCAAGGGCGAGGTCATCAAGACGGTGCCCGAGAGCCAGATCGTCGAGACCC
This window contains:
- the dxr gene encoding 1-deoxy-D-xylulose-5-phosphate reductoisomerase, with the translated sequence MSSRSLTLLGSTGSIGTQAIDVVRANPDRFHVQALSAGGSDLGLLARQAVELQVDQVAVAREDEGARAELTDALGEAARAAGRQAYRPEILTGARAAEQVAGQGADVVLNGMTGSIGLRPTLAALAAGSTLALANKESLIVGGTLVTRAARPGQIVPVDSEHSAIAQALRAGTRGEVRRLVLTASGGPFRGRTRAELADVTPQEALAHPTWDMGQVITTNSATLVNKGLEVIEAHLLFDVPFDAIEVVVHPQSVVHSMVEFVDGSTLAQASPPTMHIPIALGLSWPERLVDVAPACDWTRATSWDFLPLDDEAFPAVRLAEQVGRAGGTAPAVYNAANEVCVAAFHDGRLPFLGIVDVVAQVVEEHGNSSDASAVDLSVDQVLAADAWAREAAARSIEARPRD
- a CDS encoding M50 family metallopeptidase, whose translation is MLYLLGVLAVFIGIAVSIALHEIGHLVPAKLFRVRCTQYMVGFGPTLWSRRRGETEYGVKAIPLGGYVRMIGMFPSRAGDDGKLRASSSNPLHLMIEQARQDSLEEVGPEDADRVFYKLPVWKRVVVMAGGPLMNLAISAVLITLLLTVQGLPVATPQVSAVAACANTDVADDDCTGQDPSPAAAAGFEVGDTIVSVDGTPVDDWAATTYAIQNAGDEATFVVERDGERQELTADLVQRELALMGPDGALVLDEEGEPVYGQASFLGASPTLDHEPQPISAAPPMVGEMFTQTAGIVLTLPQRLVDVSQAAFGSEERDPNGPMSVVGVGRVAGDVTQNGIEGLVESAGERFWLLVSVLASLNMALFVFNLIPLLPLDGGHVAGALWEGLKKSWARVFGRPDPGPVDTAAALPVAYAVAIGLLGMTALLIYADIVRPIQLG
- the ispG gene encoding flavodoxin-dependent (E)-4-hydroxy-3-methylbut-2-enyl-diphosphate synthase, producing the protein MTAGAPISLGMPAAPPPVLAPRRQTRKIKVGKVEVGGDAPISVQSMTTTPTTDINATLQQIAELTATGCDIVRVACPTQDDADALPAIAQKSQIPVIADIHFQPKYVYAAIDAGCAAVRVNPGNIRKFDDQVKQISQAAKDAGVSVRIGVNAGSLDKRLLQKYGKPTAEALVESAVWEASLFEEHDFHDFKISVKHNDPVVMVRAYEMLAERGDWPLHLGVTEAGPAFQGTIKSSVAFGALLSQGIGDTIRVSLSAPPVEEVKVGNQILQSLNLKPRKLEIVSCPSCGRAQVDVYTLADEVTAGLEGMEVPLRVAVMGCVVNGPGEAREADLGVASGNGKGQIFVKGEVIKTVPESQIVETLIEEASRIAEEMGEGGTGEAAGSPTVSVG